Proteins found in one Ammospiza nelsoni isolate bAmmNel1 chromosome 15, bAmmNel1.pri, whole genome shotgun sequence genomic segment:
- the TAF7L gene encoding transcription initiation factor TFIID subunit 7-like, protein MSKGKDDAPHELESQFVLRLPPEYASTVRRAVQSGNVNLKDRLTIELHADGRHGIVRVDRVPLAAKLVDLPCIIESLKTIDKKTFYKTADICQMLVCTVDGDLYPPLEEQTVATDPKANKKKDKDREKKFIWNHGITLPLKNVRKRRFRKTAKKKYIESPDVEKEVKRLLSTDAEAVSVRWEVIAEDETKEVDNHGSLTSLDISSPGMSGHKQGHGSSEHDELREIFNDISSSSEDEDERDHHDDEDLNIMDTEEDLERQLQDKLNESDGQQQENEGSNQIAMGIQKQIDNLKSKLQETQDRRKRQEDLIMKVENLALKTRLQAVLDEFKQQEEREKQQMASLQEQLESLMEK, encoded by the exons ATGAGCAAGGGCAAGGACGATGCTCCGCACGAACTCGAGAGCCAGTTCGTGCTGCGGCTGCCCCCG GAATATGCCTCGACTGTGCGGCGAGCAGTCCAGTCTGGGAATGTCAACCTGAAGGACAGGCTCACCATTGAGCTGCATG CGGACGGGCGCCATGGGATTGTCCGTGTGGACCGGGTGCCACTGGCAGCCAAGCTGGTGGATCTGCCCTGCATCATCGAGAGCTTAAAAACCATTGACAAGAAAACCTTCTACAAGACAGCAGATATTTGCCAG ATGCTTGTTTGCACTGTGGATGGTGATCTGTACCCACCTTTGGAAGAGCAAACAGTGGCCACTGACCCCAAGGCAAACAAGAagaaggacaaggacagagaGAAGAAATTCATATGGAACCATGGCA TCACCCTTCCCCTGAAAAATGTACGGAAGCGGCGGTTCCGGAAGACAGCCAAGAAGAAG TATATTGAGTCTCCTGATGTGGAAAAAGAGGTGAAACGTCTCCTGAGCACCGATGCTGAGGCTGTCAGTGTCC GCTGGGAAGTCATTGCTGAAGATGAAACAAAAGAAGTGGACAACCACGGTTCCCTCACCAGCCTGGACATCTCCTCCCCAGGGATGTCAGGGCATAAGCAAGGCCATGGCTCCTCAG AACACGATGAACTGCGGGAGATATTTAATGatatcagcagcagcagcgaggATGAAGATGAGAGGGATCATCACGATGATGAAGACCTGAACATCATGGACACTGAGGAGGACTTGGAGAGACAGCTGCAGGACAAGCTGAATGAGTCtgatgggcagcagcaggagaatgAGGGGTCCAACCAGATTG CCATGGGCATCCAGAAACAGATTGACAACCTGAAAAGTAAACTCCAGGAAACTCAAGACAGGAGGAAGCGCCAGGAAGATCTCATCATGAAAGTGGAGAACCTTGCCCTCAAG ACCCGTCTCCAGGCCGTGCTGGATGAGTTCAAGcagcaagaagagagagagaagcagcag ATGgcatccctgcaggagcagctggagtcCCTCATGGAGAAGTGA
- the TIMM8A gene encoding mitochondrial import inner membrane translocase subunit Tim8 A — MDPPSAAGLGGADPQLQRFIEVETQKQRFQQLVHQMTELCWEKCMDKPGPKLDSRAETCFVNCVERFIDTSQFILNRLEQTQKSKSAFSESLSD; from the exons ATGGACCCGCCGTCCGCCGCCGGGCTGGGCGGggccgacccccagctccaGCGCTTCATCGAGGTGGAGACGCAGAAGCAGCgcttccagcagctggtgcACCAGATGACCGAGCTCTGCTGG GAGAAGTGCATGGACAAGCCGGGCCCCAAGCTGGACAGCCGGGCCGAGACGTGCTTCGTGAACTGCGTGGAGCGCTTCATCGACACGAGCCAGTTCATCCTGAACCGGCTGGAGCAGACGCAGAAATCCAAGTCGGCCTTCTCGGAGAGCCTGTCCGACTGA
- the LOC132079948 gene encoding magnesium transporter NIPA2-like, translating into MGAGFGAGLGLALASSAFIGGSFVLKKKGLLRLCGRARAGQGGHAYLREWLWWAGLLCMGIGEAANFAAYAFAPATLVTPLGALSVLVSAVLSSIFLNEQLNVHGKIGCILSILGSTVMVIHAPQEEEVSSLESMAEKLKDPGFIVFAVCVLVSSLLLIFVAGPRYGQSNVLVYVLVCSAIGSLSVSCVKGLGIALKELFSGKPVLKEPLGWVLLVCLVICISIQINYLNKALDIFSTSVVTPIYYVLFTTAVMTCSAILFKEWQHLVLDNIIGSISGFLTIVSGIFLLHAFRDLPFTPSLLPLFLQPARADPHPPWSTADRHQCCQHQPLLPSEDKGPQSAQEEEEEK; encoded by the exons ATGGGGGCCGGGTTCggcgcggggctggggctggccctggccTCCAGCGCCTTCATCGGCGGCAGCTTCGTCCTGAAGAAGAAGGGGCTGCTCCGGCTGTGCGGCCGCGCCCGGGCAG GGCAAGGAGGGCACGCGTACCTGCGGGAGTGGCTGtggtgggcagggctgctgtgca TGGGAATTGGAGAAGCGGCAAATTTCGCCGCCTATGCCTTTGCCCCTGCAACACTGGTAACTCCACTGGGTGCTCTGAGTGTCCTTGTTAG tGCAGTTCTCTCTTCCATCTTCCTGAATGAGCAGCTGAATGTTCATGGGAAGATCGGCTGCATCCTGAGTATCCTGGGCTCCACTGTCATGGTGATCCATGCTCCACAGGAAGAAGAGGTTTCCAGCCTGGAGTCCATGGCAGAGAAGCTGAAAGATCCAG GATTCATTGTATTTGCTGTGTGTGTCCTGGTGAGCTCCCTTCTGCTCATCTTTGTGGCTGGACCCCGTTATGGACAGAGCAACGTCCTGGTTTATGTTTTGGTCTGCTCTGCCATCGGCTCGCTGTCTGTATCCTGTGTCAAAGGCCTGGGGATTGCCCTCAAGGAATTGTTCTCTGGGAAGCCAGTCCTGAAGGAACCCCTGGGCTGGGTGCTTCTGGTGTGCCTGGTGATCTGCATCAGCATCCAGATCAACTATCTGAACAAAGCCCTGGACATTTTCAGCACCTCTGTGGTCACACCCATTTACTACGTGCTGTTCACCACGGCAGTCATGACGTGCTCAGCCATCCTCTTCAAGGAGTGGCAGCACCTGGTGCTGGACAACATCATCGGCTCCATCAGCGGCTTCCTCACCATCGTGTCGGGCATCTTCCTCCTGCACGCCTTCAGGGACCTGCCCTtcacccccagcctcctgcccctcttcctgcagccagccagggcagacCCACACCCTCCCTGGAGCACTGCAGACAGACATCAGTGCTGTCAGCACCAGCCCCTACTGCCCTCGGAGGACAAGGGCCCTCAGAgtgcacaggaggaggaggaggagaagtga
- the LOC132080188 gene encoding aryl-hydrocarbon-interacting protein-like 1, which translates to MEETYLLNVEGVKKKILHGGQGQLPKLQDGSKFTFHFQTLKDDFERTVIDDSREAGMPMEIIVGKMFKLEIWETLLSSMRIGEVAEFWCDAIHTGMYALVSRGMRRIAEGRDPLEGQKHRCGMGNMFDYHSTGYEDLDELQRTPQPLIFIMELFRVEDPSAYKRDTWAMSKEEKLAAVPVLHSEGNRLVLRREFAQAAAKYQEAVICLRNLQAKEKPWEDGWLKLESLVTPLVLNYCQCQLELGEYYEVLEHTTELLQKHNDNAKAYFKRAKAHAAVWNEREAREDFQRVAHLDPSMAAAVKKELKQLGERMRKKHVEDRKRYQGLFQSGQGTKGREGRESREGPPGLQVKGQHQEEKKPEEKLWEKRWKGGMRQQWAKKKT; encoded by the exons ATGGAAGAAACCTACCTGCTGAATGTGGAAGGGGTCAAAAAGAAGATTCTGCACGGAGGCCAAGGGCAGCTGCCGAAGCTGCAGGATGGGAGCAAG TTCACCTTCCACTTCCAGACGCTGAAGGACGACTTTGAGCGCACGGTGATCGACGACAGCCGGGAGGCCGGCATGCCCATGGAGATCATCGTGGGCAAGATGTTCAAGCTGGAGATCTGGGAGACGCTGCTCAGCTCCATGAGGATCGGGGAGGTGGCAGAGTTCTGGTGCGACGCCATT CACACAGGCATGTACGCCCTGGTCTCCAGGGGCATGAGGAGGATCGCAGAGGGACGGGACCCCCTGGAGGGCCAGAAGCACCGCTGTGGCATGGGCAACATGTTTGACTACCACAGCACGGGCTACGAGGACCTGGACGAGCTGCAGCGAACGCCTCAGCCTCTCATCTTCATCATGGAGCTGTTCCGG gTGGAGGACCCCTCAGCGTACAAACGTGACACGTGGGCCATGAGCAAGGAGGAgaagctggcagcagtgcccgTGCTGCACAGCGAGGGCAACCGGCTGGTGCTGCGCAGGGAGTTCGCGCAGGCGGCCGCCAAGTACCAGGAGGCTGTCATCTGCCTCAGGAACCTGCAGGCCAAg GAGAAGCCATGGGAGGATGGCTGGCTGAAGCTGGAGAGCCTGGTCACACCGCTGGTGCTCAACTACTGCCAGTGCCAGCTGGAGCTCGGCGAGTACTACGAGGTGCTGGAGCACACCACGGAGCTCCTCCAGAAGCACAATG ACAACGCCAAGGCCTATTTCAAACGGGCAAAGGCCCACGCTGCAGTCTGGAACGAGAGGGAGGCGCGGGAGGACTTCCAGCGCGTGGCTCACCTCGACCCCTCCATGGCGGCCGCCGTGAAGAAGGAGCTGAagcagctgggggagaggatgaggaagaaGCACGTGGAGGATCGGAAACGCTACCAGGGCCTCTTCCAGTCAGGCCAGGGCACCAAGGGCCGtgaggggagggagagcagggag GgacccccagggctgcaggtgaaggggcagcaccaggaggagAAGAAGCCCGAGGAGAAACTGTGGGAGAAGAGGTGGAAGGGAGGGATGAGACAGCAGTGGGCAAAGAAGAAGACCTGA
- the BTK gene encoding tyrosine-protein kinase BTK, with the protein MASVILESIFLKRSQQKKKTSPLNFKKRLFLLTESKLSYYEYDFERGRRGSKKGSVDIEKITCVETVAPENNPPPERQVPRKGEDYNNMEQISIIERFPYPFQVVYDEGPLYIFSPTEELRKRWIHQLKSVIRYNSDLVQKYHPCFWIDGQYLCCSQTAKNAMGCQILESRNGSLKVGRSHRKTKKPLPPTPEEDQMVMKPLPPEPAPSTAGERKKVVALYNYEPMNAQDLQLHKGEEYFILEESHLPWWKALDKNGREGYIPSNYVTETRNSLEIFEWYSKNITRSQAEQLLKQEGKEGGFIVRDSTSKTGKYTVSVYAKSSADPQGTIRHYVVCCTPQNQYYLAEKHLFNSIPELITYHQHNSAGLISRLKYPVSQHKKNAPSTAGLGYGSWEIDPKDLTFLKELGTGQFGVVKYGKWRGQYNVAIKMIREGSMSEDEFIDEAKVMMNLSHEKLVQLYGVCTKQRPIFIITEYMANGCLLNFLRETRQRFQPAQMLEMCKDVCEAMEYLESKQFLHRDLAARNCLVNDQGIVKVSDFGLSRYVLDDEYTSSMGSKFPVRWSPPEVLLYSKFSSKSDVWSFGVLMWEVYSLGKMPYERFNNSETTEHVIQGLRLYRPQAASERVYTIMYSCWHEKPEERPTFTMLLSSILDMADEEC; encoded by the exons ATGGCCAGTGTCATCCTGGAGAGCATCTTCCTGAAGCGCTCgcagcagaagaagaaaacatctcccCTCAACTTCAAGAAGCGCCTGTTCCTGCTGACAGAGAGCAAGCTGTCCTACTACGAGTATGACTTTGAGCGGGGG CGCCGGGGCAGCAAGAAGGGCTCTGTGGACATTGAGAAGATCACCTGTGTGGAGACAGTGGCACCTGAAAACAACCCTCCCCCTGAGCGACAGGTCCCG AGGAAAGGGGAGGATTACAACAACATGGAGCAGATCTCAATCATCGAACGGTTCCCCTACCCCTTCCAG GTGGTCTATGACGAGGGGCCCCTGTACATCTTCTCCCCGACGGAGGAGCTGCGCAAGCGCTGGATCCATCAGCTGAAGAGCG TGATTCGGTACAACAGCGACCTGGTGCAGAAGTACCACCCCTGCTTCTGGATCGATGGGCAGtacctgtgctgctcccagacaGCCAAGAACGCCATGGGCTGCCAGATTCTGGAGAGCAGGAATGGCA GTTTAAAAGTCGGGCGGTCGCATCGCAAGACAAAGAAGCCCCTTCCCCCAACTCCTGAGGAGGACCAG ATGGTGATGAAGCCTCTGCCTCCCGagccagcccccagcacagcaggggaGAGGAAGAAGGTGGTGGCCCTCTACAACTACGAGCCAATGAACGCCCAGGACCTGCAGCTGCACAAGGGCGAGGAGTACTTCATCCTGGAGGAGAGCCACCTGCCCTGGTGGAAAGCCCTTGACAAGAACGG gagggaaggatACATCCCCAGCAACTACGTGACTGAAACCAGAAATTCCCTGGAGATCTTTGA GTGGTACTCAAAGAATATCACTCGGAGCCAAGCAGAGCAACTGCTGAAACAGGAG GGTAAGGAAGGAGGCTTCATTGTCCGAGATTCCACCAGCAAGACAGGGAAATACACTGTCTCTGTCTATGCCAAGTCCTCTGC AGACCCCCAAGGCACAATCCGCCACTATGTTGTCTGCTGCACCCCCCAGAATCAGTATTACCTGGCAGAAAAACACCTCTTCAACAGCATCCCAGAGCTCATCACCTACCACCAGCACAACTCTGCAG gGCTCATATCCAGACTGAAGTACCCCGTGTCTCAGCACAAGAAAAATGCTCCTTCCACAGCTGGCCTTGGCTATG GCTCGTGGGAGATTGACCCCAAGGATCTGACCTTCCTGAAGGAACTGGGGACGGGGCAGTTTGGAGTGGTGAAATATGGGAAATGGAGAGGCCAGTACAACGTTGCCATCAAGATGATCAGGGAGGGCTCCATGTCAGAGGATGAGTTCATTGATGAAGCCAAAGTCATGAT GAACCTGTCTCACGAGAAGCTGGTGCAGCTCTATGGGGTCTGCACTAAGCAACGTCCCATCTTCATCATCACCGAGTACATGGCCAATGGCTGCCTCCTGAACTTCCTGAGGGAAACACGGCAGCGCTTCCAGCCCGCCCAGATGCTGGAGATGTGCAAGGATGTCTGTGAAGCTATGGAGTACCTGGAATCCAAGCAGTTCCTGCACAGAGACCTG GCTGCTCGAAACTGTCTGGTGAATGACCAAGGAATTGTGAAAGTGTCAGATTTTGGTCTTTCCAG gtaTGTGCTGGATGATGAGTACACGAGCTCCATGGGGTCCAAGTTCCCAGTGCGGTGGTCTCCTCCTGAAGTGCTGCTGTACAGCAAGTTCAGCAGCAAGTCTGACGTCTGGTCCTTTG GCGTCCTGATGTGGGAAGTTTACTCGCTGGGAAAGATGCCTTACGAGAGGTTTAACAACAGCGAGACAACCGAGCACGTCATCCAAGGCCTGCGCCTGTACCGGCCGCAGGCGGCCTCGGAGCGGGTCTACACCATCATGTACAGCTGCTGGCACGAG AAGCCTGAGGAGCGCCCCACCTTCACCATGCTGCTGAGCAGCATCCTGGACATGGCTGACGAGGAGTGCTGA